A stretch of Rhinoderma darwinii isolate aRhiDar2 chromosome 4, aRhiDar2.hap1, whole genome shotgun sequence DNA encodes these proteins:
- the HDLBP gene encoding vigilin: MSSVAVLTQKSFDEHRSGLTQPTVRVAAIGSEEENDPPTYKDAFPPLPEKALGSETTSEPAGAWSKIRPIKSSVITQVFHVPLEERKYKDMAQFGEGEQAKICLDIMQKTGAQLELSLAKDQGLSIMVSGKLDSVMKARKEIVTRLQTQASASIAIPKEHHRFVIGKSGDKLQDLELKTATKIQVPRPDDASNLIKITGTKEGIEKARHEILLISAEQDKRAVERLEVEKAYHPFIAGPYNKTVNDLMHETGTRINIPPPSVNKTEIVCMGEKDQLAQAVARIRQIYEEKKKKTTSIAVEVRKSQHKYVIGPKGNSLQEILDRTGVSVEIPPSDSTSETVILRGEPEKLGQALTEVYAKANSFTVAAVSAPSWLHRFIIGKKGQNLAKITQQIPKVHIEFTEGEDRISLEGPTEDVAIAQQQMEILVTDLISRMDFVEINIDHRFHRHLIGKSGTNINRIKEQYKVSVRIPQDSEKSSQIRIEGDPQGVQQAKKELLELALRMENERTKDLIIEQKFHRTIIGQKGERIREIREKFPDVIINFPDPAHKSDIVQVRGPKNEVEKCTKYLQKMVIEMVENSYSISVPIFKQFHKNIIGKGGANIKKIREECNTKIDLPAENSNSEMIVITGKKPNCEAARDRILAIQKELANITEMEVSIPSKLHNSLIGAKGRFIRSIMEECGGVHIHFPSEGSGSDTVTIRGPAQDVERAKKQLLQLAEEKQIKSFTAELRAKPEYHKFLIGKGGGNIRKVRDQTGARIIFPTAEDKDQQLITIVGTEEAVKNAQKELELLIKSLDNIVEDTMSVDPKHHRHFVIRRGQVLRDIAEEYGGVTVSFPRSSVQSDRVTLKGAKECVEAAKKRILDIIEDLEAQVTIECMIPQRFHRSIMGPKGSRIQQITREHGVQIKFPDREENPQAAPNAESLAQENGEEGAENKVAADPGSPKKCDIILISGRKERCDSACEALKVLVPVSIEVEVPYDLHRYIIGQKGAGIRKMMEEFEVNIQVPAPELQCDIITITGLSTCLDRAKAGLLDRVKELQAEQEDRALRSFKLVISVDPKYHPKIIGRKGAVISQIRIEHDVNIQFPDKNDENQDQITITGYEKNTEAAKESIMQIVGDLEQMVSEDITLDHRVHARIIGGRGKAVRKIMDEFKVDIRFPQSGAPDPNLVTVMGKPEDVDEAIDHLLNLEEEYLSDVVESQAMKSYMKSASPDENNGQQSKGFVVRDAPWTAGGSNEKAPDMTSSEDFPSFGAPVAHKTSPWGPKRHGGGKGLMPADMSASC; encoded by the exons ATGAGCTCGGTGGCGGTTCTTACCCAGAAAAGCTTTGATGAACATCGCAGTGGGCTGACCCAACCAACGGTCAGAG TGGCAGCCATTGGATCCGAGGAGGAAAATGATCCCCCCACTTACAAAGATGCATTCCCACCCCTCCCGGAAAAGGCTCTTGGCAGCGAGACCACTTCTGAGCCCGCAGGTGCATGGAGCAAAATTCGGCCTATCAAGTCTTCCGTTATCACTCAG GTGTTTCATGTTCCCCTGGAAGAGCGTAAATACAAGGACATGGCTCAGTTTGGGGAGGGTGAGCAGGCGAAGATTTGCTTGGACATCATGCAGAAGACTGGGGCGCAGCTGGAGCTTTCCCTGGCCAAAGATCAAGGCTTGTCAATCATGGTTTCTGGAAAGCTTGATTCTGTAATGAAGGCAAGAAAAGAGATAGTGACACGGCTACAGACCCAG gcatCTGCCTCCATTGCCATCCCCAAGGAACACCATCGTTTTGTGATTGGGAAAAGTGGAGATAAGTTGCAGGACTTGGAACTGAAAACCGCTACCAAGATTCAAGTCCCCCGGCCCGATGATGCCAGTAACCTAATTAAGATCACTGGCACCAAAGAGGGCATTGAAAAAGCACGGCATGAGATTCTGCTCATCTCAGCCGAACAG GATAAACGAGCAGTGGAACGTTTGGAGGTTGAAAAGGCCTACCACCCTTTCATTGCTGGGCCCTACAACAAAACGGTGAATGACCTCATGCACGAAACCGGAACAAGAATAAACATCCCTCCTCCAAGTGTCAACAAAACGGAAATCGTATGCATGGGCGAGAAAGATCAGCTGGCCCAGGCAGTGGCTCGAATCCGGCAAATTTATGAAGAAAAG AAAAAGAAAACAACCAGCATTGCAGTAGAAGTGAGGAAATcccaacacaagtatgtcattggCCCTAAAGGCAATAGCCTACAAGAGATCCTGGATCGCACAGGAGTGTCTGTGGAGATACCACCCAGCGATAGCACCTCCGAGACCGTCATCCTGCGGGGTGAACCTGAGAAACTGGGACAGGCACTGACTGAAGTGTATGCTAAG GCGAACAGCTTCACTGTGGCTGCAGTCTCTGCTCCATCGTGGCTTCATCGTTTCATAATTGGCAAAAAAGGACAAAATTTGGCAAAGATCACACAGCAGATACCAAAG GTGCACATTGAGTTTACAGAAGGTGAGGACAGGATTTCTCTGGAGGGCCCTACAGAAGATGTTGCCATTGCTCAGCAGCAGATGGAAATACTTGTCACTGATCTG ATCTCCCGAATGGATTTTGTAGAAATAAATATTGATCACCGATTCCACAGGCACCTCATTGGAAAGAGTGGAACCAACA TTAATCGGATAAAAGAGCAGTACAAAGTGTCTGTACGCATACCCCAGGACAGTGAGAAGAGCAGTCAGATCCGCATTGAAGGAGATCCCCAAGGTGTGCAGCAAGCAAAGAAGGAGCTGCTTGAGCTGGCTTTACGGATG gaaaaCGAGCGTACAAAGGACTTGATCATTGAGCAAAAGTTCCATAGAACAATAATTGGACAAAAAGGTGAAAGAATCCGGGAGATCCGTGAAAAATTCCCTGAT GTCATCATTAATTTCCCAGATCCTGCTCACAAGAGTGACATTGTGCAGGTGCGTGGCCCCAAGAATGAGGTGGAGAAGTGCACAAAGTATCTGCAGAAGATGGTAATAGAGATG GTGGAGAACAGTTATTCGATCTCTGTACCAATCTTTAAGCAGTTCCACAAAAACATAATTGGAAAAGGCGGTGCTAATATTAAGAAG ATTCGTGAAGAATGTAACACTAAGATTGATCTACCAGCTGAGAACAGCAACTCCGAAATGATTGTCATTACTGGGAAGAAACCAAACTGTGAGGCTGCGCGTGATAGAATTCTGGCCATTCAGAAGGAACTT GCTAACATAACCGAAATGGAGGTCAGCATCCCATCTAAACTGCACAACTCCCTTATTGGAGCTAAGGGACGCTTTATCCGATCCATTATGGAGGAGTGCGGAGGCGTGCACATCCACTTCCCGAGTGAGGGCTCTGGAAGTGATACAGTTACTATTCGTGGACCAGCTCAGGATGTAGAGAGGGCCAAAAAACAGCTGCTTCAACTGGCAGAGGAAAAG CAAATAAAGAGCTTTACAGCAGAGCTACGAGCTAAaccagaatatcacaagttcttAATTGGTAAAGGAGGAGGAAACATCCGCAAGGTGCGTGACCAAACTGGGGCCCGTATTATCTTCCCCACCGCTGAAGATAAGGACCAGCAGCTTATCACCATTGTGGGCACCGAGGAGGCAGTAAAAAATGCACAGAAGGAACTAGAACTCCTCATCAAAAGTTTG gATAACATAGTTGAAGACACAATGTCTGTGGACCCCAAGCACCACCGTCACTTTGTAATCAGACGAGGACAAGTGCTGCGGGATATAGCCGAAGAGTACGGTGGTGTAACGGTCAGCTTCCCTCGTTCCAGTGTGCAGAGTGATCGCGTTACTTTGAAGGGTGCAAAGGAGTGTGTTGAGGCCGCCAAAAAACGGATCCTAGATATCATTGAAGATTTG GAGGCTCAGGTCACTATTGAGTGCATGATCCCTCAACGATTCCATCGATCCATTATGGGTCCGAAAGGTTCTCGTATCCAGCAAATAACAAGAGAACACGGTGTACAGATTAAGTTCCCTGACCGTGAAGAGAACCCTCAGGCAG CACCTAATGCTGAATCACTAGCCCAAGAGAATGGAGAAGAAGGGGCTGAAAATAAAGTTGCTGCAGACCCAGGCTCCCCTAAAAAATGTGACATCATCCTGATCTCTGGACGCAAGGAGAGGTGTGACTCGGCTTGCGAAGCTCTAAAG GTTCTAGTTCCAGTCAGCATTGAGGTGGAGGTCCCATATGATCTCCATCGTTATATCATTGGACAGAAAGGAGCAGGTATCCGCAAGATGATGGAGGAGTTTGAG GTCAATATCCAAGTGCCAGCCCCGGAGCTGCAGTGCGATATAATTACCATCACTGGGCTTTCTACTTGCCTGGATCGCGCCAAAGCTGGACTTCTTGATAGAGTGAAGGAGCTGCAGGCTGAACAGGAGGACCGG GCCTTGAGAAGCTTCAAGCTGGTCATCTCTGTAGATCCCAAGTACCACCCTAAAATTATTGGTCGCAAAGGTGCAGTCATCAGTCAAATCCGCATTGAGCATGATGTCAACATCCAGTTTCCAGATAAGAATGATGAAAACCAG GATCAGATCACAATCACTGGTTACGagaaaaatacagaggctgcGAAAGAATCAATCATGCAAATTGTTGGGGACCTGGAGCAGATGGTGTCAGAAGACATTACTCTGGATCACCGTGTCCATGCCCGGATTATTGGTGGAAGAGGCAAAGCCGTACGCAAGATCATGGATGAGTTTAAG GTGGATATTCGTTTTCCTCAGAGTGGAGCCCCTGATCCAAACCTTGTGACTGTGATGGGCAAACCTGAGGATGTTGATGAAGCCATCGATCATCTGCTGAATTTGGAGGAGGAATAT tTGTCTGATGTGGTAGAGAGTCAAGCGATGAAGTCTTACATGAAGTCAGCCTCTCCGGATGAGAACAATGGCCAGCAATCCAAGGGCTTTGTTGTACGTGATGCTCCCTGGACAGCAGGAGGCAGTAATGAGAAG GCTCCTGATATGACCAGCTCTGAGGACTTCCCCAGCTTTGGGGCTCCAGTGGCCCACAAGACTTCTCCATGGGGCCCAAAAAGACACGGTGGTGGAAAAGGCTTAATGCCTGCTGACATGTCTGCTTCCTGTTAA